From a single Chlorocebus sabaeus isolate Y175 chromosome X, mChlSab1.0.hap1, whole genome shotgun sequence genomic region:
- the AWAT2 gene encoding acyl-CoA wax alcohol acyltransferase 2 has product MFLPSKKDLKTTLEVFAVFHWISIAFLITTTVTIVNLYLVVFTPYWPVTVLILIWLAFDWKTPQRGGRRFTCVRHWRLWKHYRDYFPLKLLKTHDISPSRNYILVCHPHGILAFGWFGQFATEASGFSKIFPGITPYVLTLGAFFWMPFLREYVMSVGVCSVSQSSIDFLLTHKGTGNMIIVVVGGLAESRYSLPGSSTLVLKNRSGFVRTALQHGVALIPAYAFGETDLYDQHIFTPGGFVNRFQKWFRSMIHIYPCAFYGRGFTKKSWGLLPYSRPVTTIVGEPLPMPKIENPSQEIVAKYHALYIDALRKLFDQHKTKFGISETQELEII; this is encoded by the exons CAACCACTGTGACCATTGTCAACCTCTACCTGGTGGTGTTCACACCATACTGGCCTGTCACTGTGCTTATTCTCATCTGGCTGGCTTTTGACTGGAAGACCCCTCAGCGAG GCGGCCGCCGGTTTACCTGTGTGAGGCACTGGCGCCTGTGGAAACACTACAGGGATTACTTCCCTCTCAAG CTTCTGAAGACTCATGACATCTCCCCCAGCCGCAACTACATCCTCGTCTGCCACCCTCATGGGATCTTGGCCTTTGGATGGTTTGGCCAGTTTGCCACAGAGGCCTCAGGCTTCTCCAAGATATTTCCTGGCATCACCCCTTACGTGCTCACACTGGGAGCCTTTTTCTGGATGCCTTTCCTCAGGGAATATGTAATGTCTGTAG GGGTCTGCTCTGTGAGTCAATCCTCCATCGACTTTCTGCTGACTCATAAAGGCACAGGCAACATGATCATTGTGGTGGTTGGTGGACTGGCTGAGTCCAGATACAGCCTGCCAGGCTCTTCCACCCTGGTCTTGAAGAACCGGTCTGGTTTTGTGCGCACGGCCCTTCAGCATGG GGTGGCTCTAATACCTGCGTATGCCTTTGGGGAGACGGACCTCTATGATCAGCACATTTTCACTCCTGGTGGCTTTGTCAACCGCTTCCAGAAGTGGTTCCGGAGTATGATACACATCTACCCCTGTGCTTTCTATGGACGTGGCTTCACCAAGAAATCCTGGGGCCTTCTGCCCTATAGTCGGCCTGTAACCACCATTG TCGGGGAGCCTCTACCAATGCCCAAGATTGAGAATCCAAGCCAGGAGATCGTGGCTAAATATCACGCACTCTATATTGATGCCCTACGTAAACTGTTTGACCAGCATAAGACCAAGTTTGGTATCTCAGagacccaggagctggagataaTTTGA